A genomic window from Vigna radiata var. radiata cultivar VC1973A chromosome 2, Vradiata_ver6, whole genome shotgun sequence includes:
- the LOC106778087 gene encoding uncharacterized protein LOC106778087, translating into MEDSGAILAQISSLKEMLDQVNEEMEATIEITREIESSIVKCEEIEADLATREADLIKTSAIMQFDTVGYVTVAADLKASVSTLEKELCWLRMKRDGIVNEMDEKRGAFTTLCQEFQKEIDKREDCEVRSLLLEKDSLQNEIELMDKKNNVLENSVLAFVEEILEDLHSSNSALQVQIQRSTWENEKLLKDINDLKTTLLSAIGTSGDGQ; encoded by the exons atgGAAGATTCTGGAGCGATTCTTGCTCAAATTTCATCTCTGAAGGAAATGCTGGATCAG GTAAACGAAGAGATGGAGGCTACTATAGAGATTACTCGAGAGATTGAATCCAGCATCGTCAAATGCGAGGAGATCGAGGCCGATTTGGCAACTAGGGAAGCCGATTTGATCAAAACCTCTGCCATCATGCAGTTCGACACCGTTGGATACGTCACCGTCGCTG CTGATTTAAAGGCTTCAGTGAGTACCTTGGAGAAGGAGTTATGCTGGCTTAGAATGAAGCGGGATGGGATCGTTaatgaaatggatgaaaaaCG GGGAGCTTTTACAACACTATGTCAGGAATTTCAGAAAGAAATTGATAAGAGAGAAGATTGTGAAGTGAGATCTTtgttgttggaaaaagattccctccaaaatgaaattgaacttatggataagaaaaataatgtctTGGAAAATTCAGTATTGGCATTTGTGGAGGAGATTCTTGAAGATCTTCATAGTTCGAACTCAG CATTACAAGTTCAGATACAGAGGAGTACCTGGGAGAATGAGAAATTGCTTAAGGATATCAATGATTTGAAGACTACACTGCTTTCAGCAATTGGGACCAGTGGTGACGGTCAATAA